One Trichormus variabilis 0441 genomic window, TGGATTATCGGCGAATTGTGGTAGCTCATATTAAGAAACTACAAAGATTTGGTTATAGTGGGTTTGAATTTCCCATTGCTCCTGGACTTCCTGAAAATTATGCCCAAGATTTAGAAAATTACACGAATCTACGCCATTATTTGGACAGTGAAGGGTTAGAAAATGTGAAAATTTCTACTAACGTGGGAGCTACCCGCACCTTTGACCCTTCTTCTAACTATCCAGAACAGCGACAAGAAGCCCTAGAGTATCTGAAGTCACGGGTTGATATCACCGCAGCCTTAGGGGGTGAAATTATGATGGGGCCAATTGTCATCCCTTATGGTGTTTTTCCGACAACAGACTTCAACGAGCCTATCTGGAGTGATGAACTTCAAGAACATCTCAAAGTTCGTTATGCTAATGCCCAACCTATTCTGGATAAGTTAGGTGAATACGCAGAGATCAAAAAAGTTAAATTAGCCATTGAACCGATAACCCATTGGGAAACACCAGGCCCCAACAAATTATCTCAATTAATCGAGTTTCTCAAAGGCGTTAAGAGTAAACAAGTGGGAGTAGTCATTGATAGCGCCCACGAAATTTTGGATGG contains:
- a CDS encoding sugar phosphate isomerase/epimerase family protein, encoding MTKLPATSDIYISFFMFTTNLQPDNLDYRRIVVAHIKKLQRFGYSGFEFPIAPGLPENYAQDLENYTNLRHYLDSEGLENVKISTNVGATRTFDPSSNYPEQRQEALEYLKSRVDITAALGGEIMMGPIVIPYGVFPTTDFNEPIWSDELQEHLKVRYANAQPILDKLGEYAEIKKVKLAIEPITHWETPGPNKLSQLIEFLKGVKSKQVGVVIDSAHEILDGEGPEIFKTQVEYLAQQGRLHYVQVSPPDRGALHTSWLPWKSFLTPIVKVYDGPIAVEIFNAIPAFTNSLRLTRRKFWIPDEDPPNQYPNAYDIADEAIKVTRKELKKIGSK